GAAGAAAGCCTCAAGTTGTACTGCAGACCAATTGAGTGGTACAATATTATTCAACATCGAGCTGCTAAAAATGTAAGTTTGTTTTTAAAATTCTGGCCTCATTCGACACGGATTGCATGTGCTCATTCACTCACACCCTTCACCATGTAAGTGATCACATAACAATGATGTCTCACTGACTTTTGCAGCCCACTTTCCTGCAAAGATGCCTTGATTACATGATAGAAGCAAGACGAAAAAAGAGGTATAGTACAAGCTTTGACTACAATCTATTTTAGGACATGTGTAAACTTAATATAATATTGTTCTGATTCAGATCCAAATATCAAACGATTAACTGTTCCATTTCAGATTTTATTTTCCCGGCATAGCAGAGTGAGGCTTcactattactccctccattccaaaatgtgTAGCGAATTTTGTTATTATTATGTACTTCTTTATCAGAGAAAACCATAAACACAAAAAAACTAGTACTTTGGAATATGAATCTAATGACAtcaactttttcaaaaaaaatatatattaattgAGCAGTTATTGGTCAAGGCTTGCCCTAATGGAACCTAATAGCCAATGTATTTTGGGACGAAGGGGGTATGCAGTTTGCTGGTCCGTTTAGCTCTGTTGGAACCACACAGTGATGTACACATAATGTTACTGCCATAAGGATTGAATAAAATTGTAAATGCACATGATCAAACCGTGAAATTGGTCTGATCGTAACTCAGTATGCCCTATAATTTGAAGAATGTGATGCACTTCATCATTAATGTTAGTGCTTGTCTAGTCATTTGGTAATCAATTTGATTGATTGCCCTTCATAATGACATGCCTGGGTTGGCTATATAACATTTCACACAAACATGATCATAAAATGTAGAGTAAACAATCACAATTAAGTTAGTGAAAAGTAGCATATATAGGGATCCAAGGATTTCAGAATGTTAAACTCCACCAGATTTTTGTATTACCCGTATTTGGTGCATTGCTGTACACATGGAAGAATTAATTAATATCAGCGCAAAGATAACTAAGGTGGAAAATATCATCTCATGTCTCGCTGATATGCCCCAGCCTGACATCCTCACGTAGGGAGATATTTTCAAATCGATGCATCTTTGAGATAATCGTGAGCTAATTGATAGCATATGACTATCCCACATCTATTGCAAGATTGTGACCATATTAATATTCTAGCAAATTAAACATGTAAAAGGTATTTGTTGTTCCATTCAATCAAGTATCATATATTTATAGATTATGGCAGCATGTACAACACAGTGAGCTTATTAGATGCGATACAAGCTGTAAGTCGAAATGTACACAGGTTATAAAATCTTGTACACAAAGTCGAGTATTATTTTTTCTCGGTGCGGCAATGTAGGACACAACTCAACAAGGAATAATCACTATATTGATATTGTATGGCAACTACTTTTAGTTAGCAATATTGGACATAGAGAGCTAGATGGTTTCTGCCCCTACATACACCAAAATGGTAGTGTGGCTAAACAAGGACCAAGAAATGGTAGCTTGATTGCTGCCCTACATACACCAAAATGGTAGCTGGGCTAAACAAGGCCCAAGAAATTTAGTTCTTAAATGTCTAATCTCTGTGATGCTACAAGTACTAACCACTATCGAAATTTAATATTATGTGTTACATCATGCAAATGCTGACCAGTGTTTGTGCTTATGGATATAGGATTCAATTAACTGTATCACTCTCTCGAGGTACAAATACTGCATGTCGAGAACAGAATATCTTCCCTCTTTATGTTCTGTTAGCTACACCTACTAGTAACCTTTCACTTGAAGAGGTAAGTCTACCTTTTCTTAGTTTCAATCGATATTTCGTACCAAATTATCTCTTATTATTGAAAAAATGTTATGCACAGCACCCTCCCATATATCGATTCAGTCGGGCCTATTTTCTTACATCTTTTGGTGGATTTGGTAGTAAAGATCACACCAAAGCTACATTTGTAATTCCAGACATCGAGAATTTAGCATCCTCCAGAGCTTCCAACCTTAACATTATCATTATCAGCCGTGGTATGATGTGCATCATATGTGATTTCATGTGTTCTACAGTTCTCCACAACCATCACATATTAATTTCCTTTAGTTTCAGCAGGACAAGTTGGAGAAGATATTGGTGAAAACAACTGCACCGGGGGCCATTTGGAACGATCTGCTCTCCAAAGTAAGCTTCTGGTTTCATTTTTTGAAAGATGTTAAATAGTTTCTAGAACAAGCGCAAGGTGCCGTTGTCTGTAAGACTTAGAAAATAGTACTTATTAATACATTTAGCTACACAACACATGTGTCAACTGGATTGAGGTACTCGCTAGCTGGCAACTTATATTGCTTATTCATGTGGTTGAAGATACAACTGTTCTCCCAAACTCCCAATTCTTGAATGGTATCAAGACCAATGGCCAAACTACGACTATCTCACAGTATATTTGAATCTAGTTCACGTCTGTATTTTGGGCCAAACCATGAACCCTTGCAGCGACCTATCTCCAGGTGGTAAACAGCTGACAACAGTATGCCAAACCTTCTGTTGCGTAAAGATTAGTGTTACAGTTTTCTGTTTTAAAAGAATGATTAGTATCACAGTTATACTCGTAAACCAACACTAATAATTAACATAGATTCCTTTAATACATGGATAACTAGTGAACATAGTGGTGGTGTGCAAAGTATTGGCTATGTGTACGGCTGCCTTTATGTAGGAGATCCAAAGAATAAATAATCTTTAAACAGTGTTTGGTTAGATTTTTACAGGGGGTGATACTAAGCTCTCTGCATTATTACTTTAGATTATTTTCTTCTGCTTGGGGTGGATCCTTATTATCACATGTACCACTTCTAGCCATAACACATTTTCCTTCTAAAATAATTGTCAAGAACGCAGTTATGATTTGTAGGATTGTTGAGTGCAACTATTTACTAATTCATTTTGACAGAACTTGAAGGGAAATGTTTCTGGGGTAATATATCAATTAATTTACTTCGTTTGTCATTGGAGAATCATGCGTCAACTTTAAATTTGGGACATACCATGAAGTTAACTTCTACGGTTGAAATGAGACCAAGTTTCTTAGAGGTACTTTAATTGAACTTCTCCATATTATTAAGCTTGAATGTTCTTAGTTTATGTACCTTAACTTTTCTATAGTTGTTAACCATAGGATGGATTGTTAGCATAATCTTGATTAGTGTCAAGTCTGATTGGTGTCTAAGTTGTAGTTAAGTTAGTTTCCATTTATTAGGAATACATGGTCACGTGTAGTAGTAAAACAAGAGTTTGAGTAGTAGTAGGTTTAGGTTAGTCCATGTCACGTTTGGAAATCACTAGTCAGCTAGGATGTATATGTGGTAGTACAAGTAGGAGTCATAGTCGTGTAGTACTAGGCTGGCTGTACTAGGTTAGGCAGCCACTACTaggctatatatatatacacacggtCAGAGCAACACCGTGAGATTTGCATTAAAGGGGTGAAAAGAGAAAAGAACTTAAGGGAAAAAGAAGGGCACGATACAGGCTCTTGGCTAAAAGTTCTCATGCGTGTGTattttgatgtgatcgatcctgtgggcaGAATTCCAACATGGATGAAGCACAATCCTTTGCAGCACCTGAAGTTTCAGACTGAATAAATTAGCTTAGCCACCTGTATTTGGATGATTTACGTGTCATGTACTTTTAGTTTTCTAGAATATTTTAGTGCTTGTCTTTAATTAGAAATCACCTTCCTAAAGTTCTGGCAGTGAATTGCCACATCAGAAGTAGTGCACTTTGCATCTTTGGTAAGAGAACATGTTACAGGATTAATATTATCAGTAAAGTATGGAATCTGCAGTGTATGTAAGCTTAAGTGATTCTGCGAATCTGTTTTTTCTTCAGTTGTTCCTCTGATTTCACAATATGAATCGAGAGATTACTGGGATGTAGTGGAAATTAGTTGCTTCAGCTGTATGTTGACCTTACTTATATTTCTTTTTGTTATGTATGCAGAAAAAATTTCTTGAGCAAGACAATTGCTTGACATTTTGCTCTCACAAGGTTGATGTTACGGTAGGGATATCCTTGTACCTTTTTTGAGCGATCTCCTACCTTTATTTATTGATCTACTCTCATTTCCATATTTATAAGGGACTAATAAGTGTTGTTATCTAGTGTGGCAATGGGTTATGTTGGAAACTGCCTATCAGTTGCTCCAGCAGCTTGTCTAAGTTTGTTTATTTTGTTTCAGGGTTCATATAAACTCCAAGTTGGCATATCTGCTCAAGAGGCTGGTGCAAGAGACATCCGTGAAAATCCATATAGTAGTTACTCATACAGTGATGTCCCAACTCCGTCATTACCTCGTATAGTAAGGTAACACTAGTACATATCTAGCTAAACATAATAGTTGCTTGCCTTCCTTAGGTAGTTTTTCTCGAACATAAACTTGACCCATCACCACTAGCACTTGGGGAATTTTATTTCATTGAAGAAATGAGCCACCCTGCAAAGCCTGCGCCTCGAATGCGGCTGGGTGAGCGTGCAGACTTGCGCTCTAGGGAACCGAGCACCGCTTGGTTCTCTTTCTTATGTAGTTTAGTTTGAAGGTATTCATTGATAGAAAAGCTCTGGCTCCACAATGCTGCATCCTTCTGTCTCCGCAGCTGTTTGACTGCAAGCCATGCTGTGAGCACTGTCGCACGCTGTCGCTGCCAGCACTGTCGCCACTGCATGCAAGCAAGACAACTGGTCTGCTGTCGCTGCTGAAAGCTTACCACTCCGCCGTTGTAAGAATATGTCGCTGCTCGTGCAAGTCTGTTGGCAATGGACGCGAGGTCTGCTGTCGGTGCTGCAAAACTAGAGACACATGCTCCAACATAACGGACACTGCTGCAATCCGAGCTCTGCTGCTGCAAGCGGCAGACGAACTTGTATGCCTGATGGCATTGCTgctcaagatggcaacggggacgaAACCCACCGGGTTTTTCTTGCCCAAACCCTTCGGGCAAGCCTCTCCCCGTCACCATGCGCGCGACTAGTTTTTTTCCTGTCCCCTAAACCCGTCGGGTTTTCTAAACCCACGGGGAACCCGTCCCCACGAGCAATCAAGGAAAACAGAAGCATTTGAAAGAAAAACAAGAGCATATTACGGCAGAAAAAATCAGCATACTTAAGCAACAAACACAGTACATTTCAGCAGCAAAAAAATCAGCATATTACATCAGCAAAAATCAGCATATTACTCCAGGGCCTCGACACTGGGGGATTCAGCCACTCGGGCGCTGTGGCTTTGGGCCGCTTGCGTCAGGATGGATTCTTGCAtgctaatttttttattttcacgGGTATTATCGGGTTTCGGGTTCGGGTAGTACTGAAACGGGTTTAAACCCGCGAAAAAATGCCGGGGTTTATAATGTACCCACTAGCAGTCCCCCTGGGATAGACAATCGCCCATCCTGgtcccctaatagggtaaaaacccgcggggacgtggtttcggggccccattgccatcttgaATTGCTGCTGTTGACAGCCTGGTGTAGCGGGTCCGGTGCTGCAAAATTGAAGCCTGAGGCTCCAACACGGTGGACACTGCTACTGCAAGCGGCAGACAGACCGCTACCAACGCTGGTAGTGCTGCTGCTGACGGCTTGGTGTTGTGAGTTGGGGTGCTGCAAAGGGGTGGTGCTCGATGCTGCATGCGGGGCAACCCGCCTGTGCCCCAAGTGTCATCATCACGCTGCCAGAAGGGGCACATACTGCCGCCATGCTGTGCTGTGAGTCGGTGCGGCTGTTGCGGAGTGCGGAGCTCGGGTAGTGGCGTAATACGAGCCACGACTGGTGACACGAGCATGCTGCCTTGCAACATGGGATTTCCTGCAGATGTTGTGTTGCTGCAGGCGGTTCGCTTCTTCGGTGGTGAGCACATCTTCTAATTCACGGCAGAGCAAGGCCAAGGCAAGGGGAGACGAGGTACATTGGAGAGACAGATGCTGTGAAAGGGCGAGGGAAGAGGGACGACCTAGTCATCAAAAAATCTGATGGCTCCCGACCCGGCTGATCCCTTCCCAGGACGATCAGCTAAATGACGCCTAGCACGGGGCTTTCTTGTTAAGTGTCCTTTAGATGAAAGGGAGGATCTCCCCAGCTCCCATTGTTATTAAAAGGAAGCTAATTCCTTGTCAAGTGTTAGTTTAGAATACGCGGAGTCGATCTTTTCACTTTGGCTGCTAACATAAAAATATATTTTGGTTTGTCGTGTTGATATGTCACTAGATCATTAGTATTTTTAGTGTTCTATCCTAAAATATAATTGAAGAAAGAAATGGCCATTGGTCGAAGGACATAATAGAGACATCTGTAATTCCACACGTGCAAAGCATATCTGTACAAAGGCAAAATGTAAtaactccctccaatccatattaattgtAGCGACAATTGATATAGATCGGAGGGAGTAATAATGTTGTAAACGCAACACATTTCCATCCAACTAGTAATCACACATGTGAAACACACATATCCATTACTACATATTAAGTTGAGCATACTTCATGGACAACAGAAAGTTCATCTTTATCATAGTTCAATTTATCAAACGATATTCTTAGACGACAAAATATCTGGAAATATCCTGGAATAAAATTTCCGAAAGCATTCCTACTGACCATTAGATTATTAGCATTGCTTCCATGAACCATACATGGCCATCTAAATATATGTGGAAAATGCACTTGATTCATAAATAGGTTGGAAATAACATCATCCTTGTGACCGTATTACGAAATGCAAGCTGTGCACAAAAAAAGAACAGTCCAATTTGATACATAAGGTACAGTACCGCAGACACTGGGATTTTCCAAATCACAGAATTAAATAGTGAAGCAAAATAAAGTTGTACAATCACTTTTTTCTATTCTGAAAATATTTCTGTAAAAGACTAAAATAATAATATAATTCATACAATGAAAACACAAGTTTGTAGTTGTATCACACTAGAATCATATTACAGATAGGGAGCTCAGACTTGTATAGGAGGTCATTATCATATATTATGTGTCTCTGCTCCTGGGATAGATGACAAGACTGTTTAAGGGCGTAGCTATGGCATTTCAGTAAAGAATGAATTTTAAAATTGTTTTATAAGATACAATGGTTATTTACCCTGCAAGCATGCTCGTATTCGTCTTCAATAACATACATCTTCTGGGTGAACCAAGCTAGAGGATACACTGTCTGTCCTTCCTGGAAGGAACCAGTATACGCTGCTCATGACATTAGATAAGTGGTGGTGGAGCTGTGAATGAACTGAAGGATGAAACATAAAGCCGCATAGGCAGGCGATAAAAACAGAAAATTTGGCAACACATATGTGGTCGACACACAAAACATGCTCAGATCAGGATGTTTCGGATTAAACTCTCCTTACTGTGTACTATTTCACAAACAAAATTGAGACGCTTCTCCCATCGAAGTTCTACTATACTGAGAAATACCCAATTGAACTACTGCAATGTAAAGGTAACGGGGAAGAAAAATAATTCTATTTTTCCCTGGATTTTCCTAACACATGATGCCTAACAGTGAGTGAAACATGCATATGTTCAGTGGCAGAGGGCGAACTCTTTAAGTATATTGTTTTGATGCAAAACCATACTAGACTAATAGTCAAACAATGCACATTAATATTTTCATGTGATCTTCAATGGAATAACCCATACAGTCAAAAGGTAGACATATTTAAAtagagaaaaaatataaaaaataccaatAATGACCAAGAAGCATCGTTGTCTTTGTCTGGCTTAAGAAGAAGGATACCAACAGATTTACGTACTACCTCTGGAGCATTTAATCCAGTGACACCTCCCTTAGCAATGAAGTAGAAATAGTTCCAATTTGTATGCTGCATGAGCTCGTATTGAAAGAAGTTTCTAATGATTTTCTGGGTGATATAAAATTCTGGAGTTTTTGGTTGGTCATCTTGATCACCTAGAAATAAAAATACATTCGGAAATGGGAGAGTATTGGAGAGATGCTCTACTAGGTAGAACCTTTCTACGCTGGTCCGAAATCTATATCAGTTTTACTCATTTGTCATCCAATGGTTAACATCACATTTAGCTCCCCAATGAGAGCTAATCACAATTGGCAAGCACTTGATAGCAGGAATATATTGAATATTATATTAAGAGAGATGTGAAAAATGTGTCCTCGGTAACATATCAAATATGTATGCATGTTTACGTACGAAACCTGACCACGAAAGTTTATGCTTCACAATTTAATTACTTGAGGAATTTAGTATGTTTCTACTGCTTAAAAAATATCCACGGATATTCAACTCTGTCATCATAACCAACAAACGAATAAAATGAAGCATAGATGAGGTATGTCTATGTATGAATGACATGTTTTGCATTACACAAAATGCATAATAATATTTGGAAGTAATGAACATTAAATCTCTCTACCACTAATAAATGTTATGCTcttacacatgttttatgttgtctGCCAGCAGTGTCCATGATTAACCAACGACTAGGATGAATTTCTCGCTTTAGGAGGTTAAGTGCGAGCATGTTAAAATTCTATTGCTTGATTTTTCATAATACTAGTTCTATCATTGTGTTAGTCCTTGTGGTAAATGTACTTGTGCTGATCATGTTGCTAGTTTGTTCTTCCTCCATTTGTCCATCACGTAATAATGGCAGGATAAAAACTATACGGGTTTTATTAATAGGATTACTGCATAATTAAAGCTCAGTTTATAGGGTTTCAACTAAATTGTGAGTTAGTGGATGGAAGCTGTAGCTTTTTAAATTGTCATGGATGTGGATGTGTAAAAGGGCAGGTAAAAATATCTCAACATGAAATAAATTCTATTATTGCTTAGCATTTGGACTTGCGGTTTTGGCTAGCGAGCCAGGTTTATCTGGCTTGTGAGCCTGGCCTTTTTGTGGTCAGGATAGTCAGCCTAGAACCAAGTCTGGCTGATCTAGTGTTTCACTAGGGTTTATCAAGACACATTGCTCTAAGTTTCAGCTTTACAAACACATTTTTATTTGTTTATATTTCTGCAGATTAAGAGCTGGAAATGTGCATTTCAACTACAAGTATTACAAAAATACTATGCAAAAGACTGAAGGTTCTTTCTTACACAACATTTGGGCTAGCGCATTTTTTCATTTTCATCGACATTTGTTAGCATCATATACTGACATTTTCCCTAGGTGCTCTTCATTTTCTCCTAGTGTAACTAACTAGATATGTTTGATTGTTAATAGTAACAATATCAATATGTATGCAATTGTAAATGAAATATTGCTAAGATTCTGCGGTAAACATGTTATTGGTTGAAAGCTTCTGATGTTTTATGGTGGTAAGTAATCTTATTAATTACTTTGTCCAATAAGTTATGGTGCCCTAGCAAGGTAAAAAATGTGGGGAAAATATTCAATATAGGAATATTAGGGTATCAATACAAAAGGAAGTAACATAGTGGAGAATTTATGCTGTTAATGGTTTTGAATATGATCCTAGAACTAAAGACGGGGACGATATTAATGGTTTTTTTAATCTGTCATCATGTTTTGAATGTTTATCATCGCAATGATCTTGTGTTAAATGCTTTGTGGTTACCTATGTGCAGTTTTGCATCACTGCATAACATTTGTTGCTGAAGTTAAATATTTTTGTTTAGTTCATGATTCTTATATTGATCCCTTCTTACCAGTCACTGAAGATTTTGCTTGCCCCTTTTGCTTCGTAAAGTGTGgaagctacaaggtaaaatttgaAGATAACTTGCATCTTGTTTATTTATTTAAATATTGCTTATTGCTGCTAAGGCTAGGGAGCCGTGTCATTTGCTACATTTGGGGTAAACCATTTTTTTTGTTATTTCACACTGCACATTTGTTATTTATTCAAATTTTGCTTATTGCTGTCTTGTTCTTGGTGAGGAAATTTACATTATATTATTACTCTATCCACCCTTATTTATTTTGATGGGAACAGTTTTTATGGACTTTTTCTCAAGGGGGTGTCACCTGAACTCATCACATGACCTATTCCACTTTGAGTTTTGGGTTCGTAAACTTCTAGAATTTTCATTCTAAAGTTATTTTTCAACATTGCCATAGTTTGATTTATGGTTTGTTCTTTTCATTAATGCAGATATCTGAAGAACGCCAGGCTGTTGATGTTAGTCTGAAGGCTGATGCATGGAGAATAGAGGTAAATTAGTGATAGAATTTCCAAAATTTTCTATTAATAAATGATAGATTTAGTAGCTGGGCCGGGCTGTTCTTATTTACCCCAGAGTTGTTTGAAGAATGTGCAGGATACTAGCAGAATCCGCATTGTGTATCGTTTTACATGCTTAGCATAGTAAATCTATAAATACTGCATATTGATTTAAATTGAAACATTTTGTTATTAGCATCTGGAACTAATAATCCCATTTATTTCTCAGCTTGGGCCTGAGGGAGTTGATCCAATACATCAAACATTTTCCTACTGGTATGCTATTTCTAAAGCAATTTGATCAGTTCAGTTAATTTATTTCTATTTGATTTTCCTAACTGTGTTTCATCATCAGCTCAAGGTTTAAGACTAGAAGGTTGGTAACCACATCTGCGAAAATAAGCCTTGACGATGGTACATTCTCATCTTATGAAactttaatttccccttttcctttttgGTAGCAGACTTACAGTTTCTCACTGTGGCATAACTACATTAAATTGGTAACGCCATATTACATTGAAAAATGGTAACACCGAAAGGTATTGATGTTTCTATCCTTGTCTACAGTCTGCTATATAATTTTATAATAATAGTTCAAATTTTGTTCCTGATGAAATCGGTTAGAGTTATGTATATTTAGCTGTGTATCCCTTTGTAATTTCTCCATTCTATAGAAGGGTTTTCTATGTTGGCCTAAGCCCACCTGAAAATACAAATTGAATATTTCTTATAACATGGTATATTAGAGTTTATGTCTTCTTTCGCACCTGCATCTTCTTATGACATGGTATATTAGGGCCATGTGTCCCTTTGTATTTCCCCCATTCTATAAAGGGTTTTCTGCATATATATACTGGTCTATGCCCACTGGGAAATGCAAGTTCTATATTTCCAAACATGATATTAATGCCTAGGTATTTTTCCGCACGTGCAACTCATGCTAAGATCCCGTCGAGCTGCCGCCATCCTCTATTTTGCCACAGCTGCCGATTTCTTCTCTCGCCGTCACCATCTCTTTCTCGTGGCTGGTGCTGCTGCTAGCCCTGCTAGCGTCCGCCATTACTTCCGCCATCACCCATCTCCTTCAGGAATCAGCCCCATCTCCACACGCCGGCTGCTGGCCCTTCCGGCCTTCCCTCTGCCCACCGTTTCCGCCCTGCTGCCAGGAGGCCGCCACCACCCGATCCAGGAGGTCGCCGCCCCATGCCAGCTTGCTCCGTCGTCCGCCGCCTTGCTCCGCCTGTCCTGCGACTGCCGGCTTGTTCCGTCTCATTGCTGGCGCCCGCTCGTGCAGGTCTCCTAGGCGTCCCGTGAACCGCGGATTTTTATATACTGGCCTATGGCACCGGAAATACAAGTTGCATACTCCCTAACAAAATTAACCAGAAAATCTGATGCTTACTAATTCAGTTGATTTGGATCTCCAGTATTACTTTCAGAATTAAGAATGAGCTAGTTCTTGTTTGTTTGCTCACACCTACTAATTTTTATGCCTGAAATTTGGTCCTAGATTAATTCCCTTATCTGCTGTTTTTTTTCTCTGAAATTGCAGATATTTCTGTGGAACGTGCTTCTGTTGATCCTTCTCAAGCATCACCGACAGTATGAGGGAATACAAGGAAGTTATCTGTAGAGCGAGTTGATCTCAGAAAGTAGCCACCCTTCTGTTTACATTGCTGATACACCATCAGGGTTACTCGCCTACCGCTTTAGCCATATAAAATTGACAAGACGAGGATGATTTTGATCCGATTACAACAGAAATTGTTAAACCAAATGTTTTTATGTGTATACTGTCCGGCAGCTAGCAACTCCTGCAGAAACGTCAGTCCCTGCACTCTCACAGGGCACAGGTCGGTGTGAAATAAATTGTGTTAATACTTGGTATCTATCTTTTCTTTCTGTGCTGTTATTAGTTCCATATATAACTCCTGTACAGCCATATATAACagagaccgagctccatggaggccttaatttgaaaacttcaaaattcaaactttttagtttccaaatattctgaaaaaatGTGCACATACCTAGATACGTAAtgtatgtgtgtaaattttcaggttGAAATATGTTAAAAtgagagctacacaaaaaagacaaatctgctgttttttagcatatgtactgttcatcctcaaagtccatgttttttttgtGCAGCTCACAATTCAACggatttcatcctgaaatttttcacacatacacattacatccttgtatatgtatgtttttttggaaatttttgaaactaaaatatggaattttgaatttttcaaaataaaggcctccatggagtTCGGTCTCCAAAATGCCCGACTCTTTGTATTTTTCTTACTCACTTTCTATTTTCTGGT
The window above is part of the Triticum aestivum cultivar Chinese Spring chromosome 2A, IWGSC CS RefSeq v2.1, whole genome shotgun sequence genome. Proteins encoded here:
- the LOC123186968 gene encoding polycomb group protein EMF2B isoform X3; translation: MCPQLSPDEKLASEESLKLYCRPIEWYNIIQHRAAKNPTFLQRCLDYMIEARRKKRIQLTVSLSRGTNTACREQNIFPLYVLLATPTSNLSLEEHPPIYRFSRAYFLTSFGGFGSKDHTKATFVIPDIENLASSRASNLNIIIISRGQVGEDIGENNCTGGHLERSALQKLEGKCFWGNISINLLRLSLENHASTLNLGHTMKLTSTVEMRPSFLEKKFLEQDNCLTFCSHKVDVTGSYKLQVGISAQEAGARDIRENPYSSYSYSDVPTPSLPRIVRLRAGNVHFNYKYYKNTMQKTEVTEDFACPFCFVKCGSYKFLWTFSQGGVT
- the LOC123186968 gene encoding polycomb group protein EMF2B isoform X1, producing MCPQLSPDEKLASEESLKLYCRPIEWYNIIQHRAAKNPTFLQRCLDYMIEARRKKRIQLTVSLSRGTNTACREQNIFPLYVLLATPTSNLSLEEHPPIYRFSRAYFLTSFGGFGSKDHTKATFVIPDIENLASSRASNLNIIIISRGQVGEDIGENNCTGGHLERSALQKLEGKCFWGNISINLLRLSLENHASTLNLGHTMKLTSTVEMRPSFLEKKFLEQDNCLTFCSHKVDVTGSYKLQVGISAQEAGARDIRENPYSSYSYSDVPTPSLPRIVRLRAGNVHFNYKYYKNTMQKTEVTEDFACPFCFVKCGSYKISEERQAVDVSLKADAWRIELGPEGVDPIHQTFSYCSRFKTRRLVTTSAKISLDDDISVERASVDPSQASPTV
- the LOC123186968 gene encoding polycomb group protein EMF2B isoform X2, with product MCPQLSPDEKLASEESLKLYCRPIEWYNIIQHRAAKNPTFLQRCLDYMIEARRKKRIQLTVSLSRGTNTACREQNIFPLYVLLATPTSNLSLEEHPPIYRFSRAYFLTSFGGFGSKDHTKATFVIPDIENLASSRASNLNIIIISRGQVGEDIGENNCTGGHLERSALQKLEGKCFWGNISINLLRLSLENHASTLNLGHTMKLTSTVEMRPSFLEKKFLEQDNCLTFCSHKVDVTGSYKLQVGISAQEAGARDIRENPYSSYSYSDVPTPSLPRIVRLRAGNVHFNYKYYKNTMQKTEVTEDFACPFCFVKCGSYKISEERQAVDVSLKADAWRIELGPEGVDPIHQTFSYCSRFKTRRLTVSHCGITTLNW
- the LOC123186968 gene encoding polycomb group protein EMF2B isoform X4, producing MCPQLSPDEKLASEESLKLYCRPIEWYNIIQHRAAKNPTFLQRCLDYMIEARRKKRIQLTVSLSRGTNTACREQNIFPLYVLLATPTSNLSLEEHPPIYRFSRAYFLTSFGGFGSKDHTKATFVIPDIENLASSRASNLNIIIISRGQVGEDIGENNCTGGHLERSALQKLEGKCFWGNISINLLRLSLENHASTLNLGHTMKLTSTVEMRPSFLEKKFLEQDNCLTFCSHKVDVTGSYKLQVGISAQEAGARDIRENPYSSYSYSDVPTPSLPRIVRLRAGNVHFNYKYYKNTMQKTEVTEDFACPFCFVKCGSYKGVSPELIT